One window of Deinococcus fonticola genomic DNA carries:
- a CDS encoding thymidine phosphorylase: MSFHIPDLIQKKRSGGEHSLEELRLLVQGFTDGSVPDYQVSAWLMAVFFRGMTARETADLTRIMAESGDRMILTGLERTVDKHSTGGVGDKTSLILTPMLAALGLTVAKMSGRGLAHTGGTIDKLESIPGWTPELSEERFLQQARDTGLALVGQSKDLAPADGKLYALRDVTATVDCLPLIASSIMSKKLASGAHTIVLDVKVGAGAFMKTLDDGRALARAMVDIGTHQGRQVRAVLTDMETPLGHLAGNSLEVLEALETLRGHGPQDLTELCVTLAVEALSAYGEDARQAETRARQTLKDGSALAKFRAFIEAQGGDPTFVDDPGQFDIAPGRADIAAPTTGFVERIDALSVGRAVLALGGGREKKGEAIDHGVGVELLKKPGEAVSAGESVMRLYHRDGRGLAHAQELLNAGITISAQQVNTPPLILDRVN, from the coding sequence ATGTCCTTTCACATACCTGACCTGATTCAGAAGAAACGCTCTGGTGGCGAACACTCCCTGGAGGAACTGCGCCTGCTGGTTCAGGGTTTCACTGACGGCAGCGTTCCGGATTACCAGGTGAGCGCCTGGCTGATGGCGGTCTTTTTTAGGGGCATGACGGCGCGTGAAACGGCTGACCTGACGCGGATCATGGCCGAGAGCGGTGACCGGATGATCCTGACGGGCCTGGAACGCACGGTGGACAAGCACAGTACCGGGGGCGTGGGGGACAAAACCAGCCTGATCCTGACGCCCATGCTGGCGGCTCTGGGCTTGACCGTGGCGAAAATGAGCGGGCGCGGCCTGGCCCACACGGGCGGCACGATTGACAAACTGGAAAGCATTCCCGGCTGGACGCCTGAACTGAGCGAGGAGAGATTCCTGCAACAGGCGCGGGACACCGGCCTGGCCCTGGTCGGGCAGAGCAAAGACCTCGCACCGGCCGACGGAAAACTGTATGCGCTGCGCGACGTGACGGCCACCGTGGATTGCCTGCCGCTGATTGCCAGCAGCATCATGAGCAAGAAACTGGCTTCGGGGGCACACACCATTGTGCTGGACGTGAAGGTGGGCGCGGGCGCCTTTATGAAAACGCTGGATGATGGCCGCGCACTGGCCCGCGCCATGGTGGACATCGGCACGCATCAGGGGCGGCAGGTGCGCGCGGTGCTGACTGACATGGAAACGCCACTGGGCCACCTGGCCGGAAACAGTCTGGAGGTGCTGGAAGCCCTGGAGACCCTGCGCGGGCACGGCCCGCAGGACTTGACGGAATTGTGCGTCACGCTGGCGGTGGAAGCCCTGTCCGCTTACGGTGAGGACGCCCGGCAGGCCGAAACCCGCGCGCGCCAGACCCTGAAAGATGGCAGCGCCCTGGCGAAATTTCGCGCCTTTATCGAGGCGCAGGGCGGCGATCCGACCTTCGTGGACGACCCCGGCCAGTTCGATATCGCCCCCGGACGGGCCGACATCGCGGCCCCCACCACTGGCTTCGTGGAGCGTATCGACGCCCTGAGCGTAGGGCGCGCTGTCCTGGCGCTGGGAGGCGGGCGCGAGAAGAAAGGCGAGGCCATCGATCACGGCGTGGGCGTGGAACTGCTGAAGAAACCCGGCGAGGCCGTCAGCGCAGGCGAGAGCGTCATGCGCCTTTACCACCGGGACGGACGCGGCCTGGCCCACGCGCAGGAGCTGCTGAACGCCGGAATCACCATCAGCGCCCAGCAGGTGAACACCCCGCCGCTGATCCTTGACCGCGTGAACTAA
- a CDS encoding glycosyltransferase family 4 protein translates to MEAFISDPQATGHEPQPLEILFVTDAPAIGGSEVYMRELIVPMRQHGVSSVVAMPDVPGTAEFRRQLQERGITVHAYKHLGEVAELQQRSAFRLTLLSSWNPRGYRKYYATLRGPFVALIHDQLMLHIPGLPQGIYRAFYEVLAAQDIRGADHIVTVSRWAAQYLERWHGMKNVHAVPNGVDTQKFRPANDAKREELRAKFGFTAFTVLTVARFSIEKNHPTVIEVARRTPELQFVLAGTGYLAEPLKRIATPNVRFLGKRNDVPELYRAADVAFQPTIAENQSLATLEAMSSGTPILTNDIPAQRELVAFGREGLLVNGGAAGSVSGYVKALRTLAAHPARTREMGRAAREKVLSGHTLEQNAAALAGLLHQLAVP, encoded by the coding sequence TTGGAGGCTTTTATTTCCGATCCACAAGCGACAGGCCACGAGCCACAACCCCTGGAGATCCTTTTCGTCACGGACGCCCCGGCCATTGGCGGCAGTGAGGTGTATATGCGGGAACTCATTGTGCCGATGCGGCAGCACGGAGTATCCAGTGTGGTGGCGATGCCGGACGTGCCAGGAACGGCAGAGTTTCGCAGGCAACTTCAGGAGCGGGGGATTACGGTTCACGCCTATAAGCATCTGGGCGAGGTAGCGGAGCTTCAGCAGCGCTCGGCGTTCCGGTTGACGTTGCTGAGCAGCTGGAATCCGCGTGGTTACCGCAAGTACTACGCGACCTTGCGCGGGCCGTTCGTCGCCCTTATTCACGACCAGTTGATGCTGCATATTCCGGGGTTGCCGCAGGGCATCTACCGCGCTTTTTACGAGGTGCTGGCTGCCCAGGACATCCGGGGCGCGGATCATATCGTCACGGTGTCGCGGTGGGCGGCGCAATACCTGGAGCGCTGGCACGGCATGAAGAACGTCCACGCGGTTCCGAATGGCGTGGACACACAGAAGTTCCGCCCGGCGAATGACGCCAAACGCGAGGAGTTGCGCGCGAAGTTCGGGTTCACGGCCTTTACCGTGCTGACAGTGGCGCGCTTCAGCATCGAGAAGAACCACCCCACCGTCATCGAGGTGGCCCGCCGCACCCCGGAATTGCAGTTCGTGCTGGCGGGCACGGGGTATCTGGCCGAACCGCTGAAACGGATCGCCACGCCTAACGTGCGTTTTCTGGGCAAGCGCAACGACGTGCCGGAGCTGTACCGGGCGGCGGACGTGGCCTTTCAGCCCACCATCGCGGAGAACCAGTCGCTGGCCACTCTGGAAGCCATGAGCAGCGGCACGCCCATTCTGACCAACGACATCCCGGCCCAGCGCGAACTGGTGGCGTTCGGACGCGAGGGGCTATTGGTGAACGGGGGCGCGGCGGGCAGTGTGAGCGGTTACGTGAAGGCCCTGCGTACCCTGGCGGCGCACCCGGCAAGAACGCGGGAAATGGGGCGGGCCGCGCGGGAGAAGGTGCTGAGTGGTCATACGCTGGAGCAGAACGCCGCTGCTCTGGCTGGCCTGTTGCACCAACTGGCCGTACCCTGA
- a CDS encoding aminotransferase class V-fold PLP-dependent enzyme, with product MTDSLNDWAFETAAVQTGIERGLGASIGFPIHAAAAFQFETLEQAQQEFIDGAGLSYARIQNPTLKLLEDRVTALEGGAATLALCTGQAATLTAVMSVCRAGDHVVATSSLFGGSTGLMNNILPLMGIEATLVPNTPDAVRRAMRENTRLVWAEMISNPAGDIADIEAFAQIAHEHGALLGIDNTCGGVGFLCRPLQFGADIVAQSLTKWAGGHGNVMGGSVTIGTRHDLTRNPIYTDGGEQSLLNVRGEQALAWRQRWFGASQLGMTLAPHSAFLLAHGLETLSLRLARESQTALALALWLDRHPKVGKVSYSGLQGHPHYHLSQKYLKHGSGAVLTFEVDNPSDFIRRVNVLRVAPNLGDVRTLIVHPWTTTHGRIPEPARLAAGVTPNTIRMSVGVEALEDLQADIEQAL from the coding sequence ATGACGGATTCACTCAACGATTGGGCCTTCGAGACGGCGGCCGTGCAAACCGGCATCGAGCGCGGGCTGGGGGCCAGTATCGGCTTTCCCATCCACGCCGCCGCCGCCTTTCAGTTCGAGACGCTGGAACAGGCGCAACAGGAGTTCATCGACGGAGCGGGCCTCAGCTACGCCCGCATTCAGAACCCCACCCTGAAACTGCTGGAAGACCGCGTCACCGCGCTGGAAGGCGGGGCGGCCACGCTGGCCCTGTGTACCGGGCAGGCTGCCACCCTGACCGCTGTGATGAGCGTGTGCCGCGCCGGGGATCATGTCGTGGCCACATCCAGCCTCTTTGGAGGCAGTACAGGATTGATGAACAACATCCTGCCCCTGATGGGCATCGAAGCGACGCTCGTGCCGAACACCCCGGACGCCGTGCGCAGGGCCATGCGGGAGAACACGCGCCTGGTGTGGGCCGAAATGATCAGCAACCCCGCCGGAGACATCGCCGACATCGAGGCGTTCGCGCAGATCGCGCATGAACACGGCGCACTGCTCGGTATCGACAACACCTGCGGTGGCGTGGGCTTCCTGTGCCGTCCGCTGCAATTCGGGGCAGACATCGTGGCGCAGTCCCTGACGAAGTGGGCCGGCGGGCACGGCAACGTGATGGGCGGCAGCGTCACCATCGGAACCAGGCACGACCTGACGCGCAACCCCATTTACACGGACGGCGGCGAGCAAAGCCTGCTGAACGTGCGCGGTGAGCAGGCCCTGGCGTGGCGTCAACGGTGGTTCGGGGCCAGTCAACTGGGCATGACCCTCGCGCCGCACAGTGCTTTCCTGCTCGCGCACGGCCTGGAGACCCTTAGCCTGCGCCTGGCTCGGGAAAGCCAGACCGCGCTGGCGCTGGCCCTGTGGCTGGACAGACACCCGAAAGTCGGCAAGGTCAGTTACTCGGGCCTGCAAGGGCACCCGCACTACCACCTCTCGCAGAAGTACCTCAAGCATGGCAGCGGCGCCGTCCTTACCTTCGAGGTGGACAACCCCAGTGACTTCATCCGGCGTGTGAACGTTCTGCGCGTCGCCCCGAACCTCGGGGATGTCCGCACCCTCATCGTTCACCCGTGGACAACCACGCACGGACGGATCCCCGAGCCCGCCCGCCTGGCTGCCGGCGTCACCCCCAACACCATTCGCATGAGCGTCGGCGTCGAAGCCCTGGAAGACCTGCAAGCAGACATTGAACAGGCGCTGTGA
- a CDS encoding aminopeptidase — protein sequence MTLSFEEKLTNYARLAVRVGLGVKPGQRVLVQAPVDTAPLARAVVREAYAAGASFVDVRWDDDDVQLARFELAPDGTFDTISKWRVDAEIETAEAGGAVIAIRATNPNLLGNVDQGRVATHQRAWATYRKPYSAQVMTNRLNWNLISAPIPGWAALMFPDASEPEAVQQQWDAIFAATRADQSDPVAAWQEHLANLKRRREVLTGKQYAALHFKGGETDLTVGLADDHVWGGGSADTPAGVTFTANIPTEEVWTAPHRERVDGVVVSTKPLSYQGVLLDGIRIEFKDGRITSATASQGQETLQKMIETDEGSHRLGEVALVPHSSPISRSGLFFYNTLYDENAASHIAIGAAYRFNVKGGVDMTSEQFRAAGGNDSLTHVDWMIGSADMNVDGITKDGSHEAVMRNGEFVI from the coding sequence ATGACCCTTTCTTTCGAGGAAAAACTGACGAATTACGCCAGACTGGCCGTGCGTGTCGGGCTGGGCGTAAAACCGGGGCAGCGCGTGCTGGTGCAGGCCCCGGTGGACACGGCTCCCCTGGCCCGCGCCGTGGTGCGCGAAGCCTACGCGGCAGGCGCAAGTTTCGTGGATGTCCGCTGGGACGATGATGACGTGCAACTCGCCCGGTTTGAACTGGCCCCGGACGGCACCTTTGACACCATCAGCAAGTGGCGTGTGGACGCCGAGATCGAAACGGCGGAGGCTGGCGGCGCGGTGATCGCCATTCGCGCCACCAACCCGAACCTGCTGGGCAACGTGGATCAGGGCCGCGTGGCCACGCACCAGCGGGCCTGGGCCACGTACCGCAAACCGTACTCCGCGCAGGTCATGACCAACCGCCTCAACTGGAACCTGATCAGTGCCCCCATTCCCGGCTGGGCCGCCCTGATGTTCCCCGACGCCAGCGAACCGGAGGCTGTGCAGCAGCAGTGGGACGCCATTTTCGCTGCCACCCGTGCCGATCAGTCCGACCCGGTGGCGGCGTGGCAGGAACACCTGGCCAACCTGAAGCGCCGCCGCGAAGTGTTGACCGGGAAACAGTACGCCGCCCTGCACTTCAAAGGCGGCGAGACTGACCTGACCGTGGGCCTTGCCGACGACCACGTCTGGGGTGGGGGCAGCGCGGACACCCCCGCTGGCGTCACCTTCACCGCCAACATCCCTACCGAGGAAGTCTGGACGGCCCCGCACCGCGAGCGGGTGGACGGCGTGGTCGTCAGCACCAAGCCCCTCTCGTACCAGGGTGTCCTGCTCGACGGCATTCGCATCGAGTTCAAGGACGGACGCATTACCAGCGCCACCGCCAGCCAAGGCCAGGAAACGCTGCAAAAAATGATTGAAACGGACGAAGGCAGCCACCGCCTCGGCGAAGTGGCCCTCGTTCCCCACAGCAGCCCCATCAGCCGCAGCGGCCTGTTCTTCTACAACACCCTGTATGACGAGAACGCCGCCAGCCACATCGCCATCGGCGCGGCTTACCGCTTCAACGTGAAGGGCGGCGTGGACATGACCTCCGAACAGTTCCGGGCGGCCGGGGGCAACGACAGCCTCACCCACGTCGACTGGATGATCGGCAGCGCCGACATGAACGTCGACGGCATCACCAAAGACGGCAGCCACGAAGCCGTGATGCGAAACGGCGAATTCGTGATTTGA